A single window of Pygocentrus nattereri isolate fPygNat1 chromosome 24, fPygNat1.pri, whole genome shotgun sequence DNA harbors:
- the virma gene encoding protein virilizer homolog isoform X2 has translation MAGDSSMELLFLDTFKHQSAELTNVDVVRFPYGVLITEVRVIPPGIKAHSNLPDSRAFGETAPHAFQLDLFFNNVSKPSAPVFDRLGSLEYDENKSIVFRPNGKINTDGLVLRGWYTCLTLAVYGTAERPHSHERDSPPPPPPPPPQQQPPTSKRNVKHEWENEEQFNGSPPRPQPRGPRTPPGPPPPDDDDEDALPVPGPVKEECVERGDDYLEPVSPERSSLPPDDAYSDPEQEEDEGPAEEEDDDARSEGSEAEEEEEEDEEEGDDGYEQISSDEEDLESGAFKLPAFDLDYTPEDLASLPTVQYDPYERELRPLQHFTPPHITRYEAELNRLKGMDLQDQTSLCAESAAKLSELLEAWGEGPEAERGAGWVTALEEVPALLVKGLSVLSVKDTEGQKEQLKLLVEWTSEALNLDSALAQPIALNLRQLKAGAKLASSLADCGTQAVQVLLEKGVVSRLLELLFADHVSSTLKLSVLRSLDSIISEPQGMEALLREDHHDNRGTSGYQRLLELFLLDQTVRVATAGAAILQKGHFYEVLTDLQKTAGTWAERQHGEGEAGEREREGGERERERESTDREGEEGERENLEAEPESPMDMDTLLESASLSEADLERLQGLLEELHHLLETAPHCMVQPPSKAFPTTARITGPPERDDPYPTLYRYMHAAHFLESLAVVLTSPATCAHVGVLQAVRELLRFLSQTQQGLLFLLSQHEPTNLLLRILTPLTHLAPVSHLAHLAPLTPMMESEGEETSPGAEGSLDDGFWVWLMQALHALQAVAELNVPELEEGDNPDVLSTLHNLYLISFSSTGRSAVTHTLSLDTNLSCLVNLLEHHAKEGQGEGKARKSVTYNYACMLVLLVVQTSTELKMMEHYVAPLLSICKADENNAKLQELSKWLEPLEKLRFDISGIPTLIDFIKQNLENLMTPEGVGLVTALRVLCHIACPPSTVTGQQKDLKWNQAVIALFSAEGMDTFIKVLQKLTSVLLLLWRLHGPMGTTAQRVTMLFVASCALRLIRAMLTELLCGGACEFRDVRVPAVCVTLHMIICSTPATGRLDTEELRIQGDIVEVLLTFTHAVSEQETGSEETVAGNSWSLMLKEVLNSVLAAPENIYSSLSLLSELLPLPLPMQTTQALSVQDVGVAMNTRKLWSMHLHAQARVLQDVLRCVCVSSCPPLLSMLRRVCVQLCDLAAPTATLVMRTLLEQLHEEMQQEGVTSQLTRLLALLDSLVSQRSCKVAVLALLGGTIRSEVRGEGRAEDKLMDMLPSLLSMLLPPADASLSVQQNAELTASIIQSLCDQDISLIVSGSGEVCVSEAEQLANALPSRDMMPGICDRMLEVLGHSHSSYTLQLTCLRTMMFLTEHDYGLYHLKSSLKKHPSAVSSLLRRETTSFNKESAELLSALLDFLRQILNNESMDEDMDSRSLALSVNDMKQLLQWKDDSAEHPLPELEKHITELFKDDDSLEALVENVVGLRQILEGSGDAPSHMEPESEPALPSPEPLQTQFNNRTVYVLSDMLDEQLRALWFSPFQSDDMETDQDMVKVDLVALAQQCCPDLDLKAELERSFLSEPASPGHSKPAKGFRLGKHKHETFITSSGKSEYVEPAKRAHIMAAPRGRGRGAFGQLSRPHDIFRQRKQNTSRPPSMHVDDFLAAEFKEVSLPTGLALPKRPPKGGGAKPPTRGLFTGGTRGRGFQSHTRFFTPPAPKSALLAGNYPRREGGRGSTWNAPVTAVTHRGTYSEPRGGQSNFTRPLPSRQPPTGAYRLAPRDRAPRGRGTGLSWLSGGGLSVGGGGVSDSGRGQGKFSSSGSGGGRGRHVRSFTR, from the exons ggaAACTGCCCCTCATGCATTCCAGTTGGACCTGTTCTTCAACAACGTCTCCAAACCCAGCGCCCCAGTGTTTGACCGGCTAGGCAG TTTGGAGTACGATGAAAATAAATCAATTGTCTTCAGGCCCAATGGCAAG ATAAATACAGATGGTCTGGTACTGCGTGGGTGGTACACGTGTTTAACGTTGGCGGTGTACGGTACAGCTGAACGCCCCCACAGCCATGAGCGCGATTCTCCACCCCCACCTCCACCCCCTCCGCCACAGCAACAGCCACCTACCTCCAAGAGGAATGTCAAGCATG AGTGGGAAAATGAGGAGCAGTTCAATGGGAGCCCACCAAGACCACAACCCAGAGGGCCTCGTACCCCGCCAGGGCCTCCACCTCCAGACGACGACGATGAGGATGCATTGCCTGTGCCAG GCCCAGTAAAGGAGGAGTGTGTGGAGCGTGGGGACGATTACCTGGAGCCCGTTTCTCCGGAGCGTAGTTCTCTCCCTCCTGATGATGCATACTCAGATCCAGAAcaagaagaagatgaaggaccagcagaggaagaagatgatgatgcCCGGTCTGAGGGAAGTGAAgctgaagaagaggaggaggaggatgaagaagagG GTGATGATGGCTATGAGCAAATCTCCAGTGATGAAGAAGACCTGGAGAGCGGGGCTTTTAAGTTGCCAGCCTTTGACCTTGACTACACACCTGAGGACCTTGCCTCATTACCAACAGTCCAGTATGATCCCTATGAACGGGAGCTCCGCCCTCTCCAGCACTTTACCCCACCCCATATTACGCGTTACGAGGCAGAACTGAACCGCCTGAAGGGAatggatctccaggaccaaaCGTCCCTGTGTGCAGAGTCTGCAGCTAAGTTGTCGGAACTGTTAGAGGCCTGGGGGGAGGGACCAGAAGCAGAACGTGGAGCAGGATGGGTAACTGCATTAGAGGAAGTTCCAGCCTTGCTGGTGAAAGGCTTGAGTGTCTTGTCAGTTAAGGACACTGAAGGCCAGaaggagcagctgaagctgCTAGTTGAATGGACATCGGAAGCGCTTAATTTGGACTCTGCACTGGCACAGCCAATTGCTCTGAACCTCCGGCAGCTAAAAGCGGGGGCCAAACTGGCCTCTTCTCTTGCAGACTGCGGCACCCAAGCTGTGCAAGTCCTGTTGGAAAAGGGTGTTGTGAGCCGCTTGCTGGAACTGCTGTTTGCAGACCATGTGTCTTCCACTCTAAAACTTAGTGTGCTGCGCTCCCTCGACAGCATCATAAGCGAACCACAAGGCATGGAGGCACTTCTCAGAGAGGATCACCATGACAACAGAGGGACCAGCGGGTATCAGCGTCTGCTCGAGCTGTTCCTGCTGGACCAGACAGTCCGAGTGGCCACAGCGGGTGCAGCCATCTTGCAGAAGGGGCATTTTTATGAAGTGCTGACTGACCTTCAGAAAACAGCAGGCACATGGGCTGAGCGCCAGCATGGAGAAGGTgaggctggagagagagaaagagaaggaggagagagggagagagaaagagaaagcactgacagagagggggaagaggGAGAGCGGGAAAACCTTGAGGCAGAGCCAGAGAGCCCCATGGATATGGATACTCTGCTGGAGTCCGCTTCTCTGTCAGAGGCTGACCTGGAGAGGCTGCAGGGTCTGCTGGAAGAGTtgcaccacctgctggagaCAGCGCCACACTGCATGGTGCAGCCACCTAGCAAGGCTTTCCCAACCACAGCTCGTATCACTGGACCCCCAGAGCGAGATGATCCCTATCCGACGCTATATAG GTATATGCATGCTGCTCACTTTTTGGAATCTTTAGCAGTTGTCTTGACCTCTCCAGCTACTTGTGCCCATGTTGGCGTCCTACAGGCAGTTCGAGAGCTGCTGCGCTTCCTGTCACAGACTCAGCAGGGTCTCCTTTTCCTCCTCAGCCAGCATGAGCCCACCAACCTCCTCCTGCGCATTCTCACACCACTTACACATCTGGCTCCTGTATCTCACCTGGCCCATCTGGCTCCTCTGACTCCTATGATGGAGAGCGAGGGCGAGGAAACCTCTCCAGGAGCAGAGGGCTCTTTGGACGATGGATTTTGGGTGTGGTTAATGCAGGCGCTACATGCCCTTCAAGCTGTTGCAGAGCTTAATGTGCCAGAGCTTGAGGAAGGCGACAACCCAGATGTCCTATCAACACTTCACAACCTCTATCTGATTAGTTTTAGTAGCACAGGCCGGAgtgcagtcacacacacactcagcctaGACACTAACCTTAGCTGTCTGGTCAACCTGCTGGAGCACCATGCCAAAGAGGGACAAGG GGAAGGAAAAGCTAGAAAGTCTGTAACTTACAACTATGCCTGCATGCTTGTGCTGCTGGTGGTTCAGACCTCCACTGAGCTGAAGATGATGGAACATTATGTTGCCCCGTTGCTCAGTATTTGCAAAGCTgatgaaaacaatgcaaaacttCAGG aGCTGAGTAAGTGGTTGGAGCCACTTGAAAAGCTGCGCTTTGATATAAGTGGCATCCCAACCCTTATTGATTTTATCAAACAG AACCTGGAAAATTTAATGACGCCTGAAGGGGTGGGCCTTGTTACAGCTCTACGAGTGCTTTGTCACATTGCTTGTCCGCCATCTACTGTAACAG GCCAGCAGAAGGACCTGAAGTGGAACCAGGCAGTGATAGCGCTATTCAGTGCTGAGGGAATGGACACGTTTATAAAAGTCCTCCAGAAGCTGACATCAGTGCTTCTGCTCCTGTGGCGACTGCATGGACCCATGGGCACCACAGCACAGAGGGTGACAATGTTGTTTGTGGCTTCCTGTGCATTGAGACTCATCAGAGCTATGCTTACCGAGCTGCTGTGCGGTGGGGCTTGCGAGTTTCGTGACGTTCGCGTTCCCGCTGTCTGCGTGACCCTACACATGATCATCTGCTCCACCCCAGCAACTGGTCGCCTGGACACAGAGGAGCTGCGTATCCAGGGTGACATTGTTGAGGTGTTGCTAACTTTCACACATGCAGTGAGTGAGCAGGAGACGGGCTCAGAGGAGACGGTGGCAGGAAACAGCTGGTCTCTCATGCTGAAGGAGGTGTTGAACTCTGTCCTGGCTGCGCCAGAGAACATATACAGCAGTCTCAGTCTCTTGTCTGAGTTGTTGCCACTACCACTGCCCATGCAAACCACACAG GCACTGTCAGTCCAAGATGTTGGAGTTGCAATGAACACACGCAAGCTGTGGAGTATGCACCTGCATGCTCAGGCACGCGTTTTACAGGATGTGCTACGGTGTGTATGCGTGAGCAGCTGCCCACCTCTCCTTTCCATGCTTCGacgtgtgtgtgtacagctCTGTGACCTGGCAGCACCTACTGCCACACTCGTCATGAGGACCTTGCTGGAGCAACTACATGAGGAAATGCAACA GGAAGGAGTGACCTCGCAGTTGACAAGGCTACTTGCCCTGCTGGACTCATTGGTGTCTCAGCGCTCTTGTAAGGTGGCCGTGTTGGCTCTTCTGGGCGGAACCATACGCAGCGAAGTACGTGGCGAGGGGAGGGCTGAAGACAAGCTGATGGACATGCTCCCCTCTCTACTGTCTATGCTCCTCCCACCAGCAGATGCCAGCTTATCAGTGCAGCAGAATGCTGAATTGACAGCTTCTATTATTCAGTCGTTATGTGATCAGGATATTTCATTGATAGTGAGTGGCTCAggggaagtgtgtgtgtctgaggcaGAACAGCTGGCCAATGCCTTGCCTTCAAGGGACATGATGCCAGGTATATGTGACAGAATGTTGGAAGTACTTGGGCACAGTCACAGCAGCTACACACTCCAGCTCACCTGCCTTAGAACAATGATGTTCCTGACAGAGCATGACTATGGCCTCTATCACCTGAAGAG CTCCCTGAAGAAGCACCCTTCAGCTGTGTCATCACTGCTCAGGAGGGAAACCACATCATTTAATAAAGAAtcagctgagctgctgtctgctTTGTTGGACTTCCTACGTCAGATCCTCAACAATGAGTCTATG GATGAAGATATGGACTCTCGCTCTCTGGCACTGAGTGTGAATGATATGAAACAGCTGCTGCAGTGGAAAGATGACTCAGCGGAGCATCCACTGCCAGAGCTGGAGAAGCACATCACG GAGCTCTTTAAAGATGATGATTCATTAGAGGCTCTAGTGGAGAATGTGGTGGGACTCCGGCAGATCCTGGAGGGTTCTGGCGATGCTCCAAGCCACATGGAACCTGAATCCGAGCCCGCCCTACCTTCTCCAGAGCCGCTACAGACACAGTTTAATAACAG GACAGTGTATGTCCTGTCTGATATGTTGGATGAGCAACTAAGGGCTCTTTGGTTTTCCCCATTCCAGTCAGATGACATGGAGACAGACCAGGATATG GTGAAAGTAGATTTGGTGGCACTGGCACAGCAGTGTTGTCCTGATCTGGACCTGAAGGCAGAGTTAGAACGCTCGTTCCTCAGTGAGCCTGCCTCCCCAGGCCACAGCAAACCAGCCAAGGGCTTCAGACTGGGCAAGCATAAACATGAGACCTTCATCACCTCCAG TGGTAAGTCAGAGTATGTGGAGCCAGCCAAGCGCGCTCACATAATGGCCGCCCCTCGTGGTCGGGGCCGCGGTGCCTTTGGGCAGCTCAGCCGGCCGCACGACATCTTCCGACAGCGCAAACAGAACACCAGTCGACCGCCCTCCATGCACGTAGATGACTTCCTGGCTGCAGAGTTCAAGGAGGTCAGCCTGCCTACTGGCCTGGCACTCCCTAAACGACCTCCCAAAGGAGGAGGAGCAAAGCCACCCACTAGAGGCTTGTTTACTGGAGGAACTAGAGGGAGGGGCTTTCAGAGCCACACTCGTTTCTTCACTCCACCTGCCCCCAAGAGTGCTCTACTTGCAG GTAATTACCCACGTCGTGAAGGTGGCCGTGGGTCCACTTGGAATGCTCCAGTTACAGCTGTTACTCACAGAGGAACTTACAGTGAACCTCGGGGAGGACAAAGCAACTTCACTCGACCATTGCCATCAAGGCAACCACCGACAG GTGCATACCGGTTGGCTCCACGGGACCGTGCCCCAAGAGGAAGAGGCACTGGTTTGTCCTGGCTAAGTGGAGGTGGACTTAGTGTAGGAGGAGGTGGAGTGAGTGATAGTGGGCGTGGCCAAGGGAAATTTAGCAGCAGCGGGAGTGGAGGCGGTCGTGGTCGGCATGTCCGCTCATTTACCCGCTAA
- the virma gene encoding protein virilizer homolog isoform X1 — MAGDSSMELLFLDTFKHQSAELTNVDVVRFPYGVLITEVRVIPPGIKAHSNLPDSRAFGETAPHAFQLDLFFNNVSKPSAPVFDRLGSLEYDENKSIVFRPNGKINTDGLVLRGWYTCLTLAVYGTAERPHSHERDSPPPPPPPPPQQQPPTSKRNVKHEWENEEQFNGSPPRPQPRGPRTPPGPPPPDDDDEDALPVPGPVKEECVERGDDYLEPVSPERSSLPPDDAYSDPEQEEDEGPAEEEDDDARSEGSEAEEEEEEDEEEGEEEMEDDGEGDDGYEQISSDEEDLESGAFKLPAFDLDYTPEDLASLPTVQYDPYERELRPLQHFTPPHITRYEAELNRLKGMDLQDQTSLCAESAAKLSELLEAWGEGPEAERGAGWVTALEEVPALLVKGLSVLSVKDTEGQKEQLKLLVEWTSEALNLDSALAQPIALNLRQLKAGAKLASSLADCGTQAVQVLLEKGVVSRLLELLFADHVSSTLKLSVLRSLDSIISEPQGMEALLREDHHDNRGTSGYQRLLELFLLDQTVRVATAGAAILQKGHFYEVLTDLQKTAGTWAERQHGEGEAGEREREGGERERERESTDREGEEGERENLEAEPESPMDMDTLLESASLSEADLERLQGLLEELHHLLETAPHCMVQPPSKAFPTTARITGPPERDDPYPTLYRYMHAAHFLESLAVVLTSPATCAHVGVLQAVRELLRFLSQTQQGLLFLLSQHEPTNLLLRILTPLTHLAPVSHLAHLAPLTPMMESEGEETSPGAEGSLDDGFWVWLMQALHALQAVAELNVPELEEGDNPDVLSTLHNLYLISFSSTGRSAVTHTLSLDTNLSCLVNLLEHHAKEGQGEGKARKSVTYNYACMLVLLVVQTSTELKMMEHYVAPLLSICKADENNAKLQELSKWLEPLEKLRFDISGIPTLIDFIKQNLENLMTPEGVGLVTALRVLCHIACPPSTVTGQQKDLKWNQAVIALFSAEGMDTFIKVLQKLTSVLLLLWRLHGPMGTTAQRVTMLFVASCALRLIRAMLTELLCGGACEFRDVRVPAVCVTLHMIICSTPATGRLDTEELRIQGDIVEVLLTFTHAVSEQETGSEETVAGNSWSLMLKEVLNSVLAAPENIYSSLSLLSELLPLPLPMQTTQALSVQDVGVAMNTRKLWSMHLHAQARVLQDVLRCVCVSSCPPLLSMLRRVCVQLCDLAAPTATLVMRTLLEQLHEEMQQEGVTSQLTRLLALLDSLVSQRSCKVAVLALLGGTIRSEVRGEGRAEDKLMDMLPSLLSMLLPPADASLSVQQNAELTASIIQSLCDQDISLIVSGSGEVCVSEAEQLANALPSRDMMPGICDRMLEVLGHSHSSYTLQLTCLRTMMFLTEHDYGLYHLKSSLKKHPSAVSSLLRRETTSFNKESAELLSALLDFLRQILNNESMDEDMDSRSLALSVNDMKQLLQWKDDSAEHPLPELEKHITELFKDDDSLEALVENVVGLRQILEGSGDAPSHMEPESEPALPSPEPLQTQFNNRTVYVLSDMLDEQLRALWFSPFQSDDMETDQDMVKVDLVALAQQCCPDLDLKAELERSFLSEPASPGHSKPAKGFRLGKHKHETFITSSGKSEYVEPAKRAHIMAAPRGRGRGAFGQLSRPHDIFRQRKQNTSRPPSMHVDDFLAAEFKEVSLPTGLALPKRPPKGGGAKPPTRGLFTGGTRGRGFQSHTRFFTPPAPKSALLAGNYPRREGGRGSTWNAPVTAVTHRGTYSEPRGGQSNFTRPLPSRQPPTGAYRLAPRDRAPRGRGTGLSWLSGGGLSVGGGGVSDSGRGQGKFSSSGSGGGRGRHVRSFTR; from the exons ggaAACTGCCCCTCATGCATTCCAGTTGGACCTGTTCTTCAACAACGTCTCCAAACCCAGCGCCCCAGTGTTTGACCGGCTAGGCAG TTTGGAGTACGATGAAAATAAATCAATTGTCTTCAGGCCCAATGGCAAG ATAAATACAGATGGTCTGGTACTGCGTGGGTGGTACACGTGTTTAACGTTGGCGGTGTACGGTACAGCTGAACGCCCCCACAGCCATGAGCGCGATTCTCCACCCCCACCTCCACCCCCTCCGCCACAGCAACAGCCACCTACCTCCAAGAGGAATGTCAAGCATG AGTGGGAAAATGAGGAGCAGTTCAATGGGAGCCCACCAAGACCACAACCCAGAGGGCCTCGTACCCCGCCAGGGCCTCCACCTCCAGACGACGACGATGAGGATGCATTGCCTGTGCCAG GCCCAGTAAAGGAGGAGTGTGTGGAGCGTGGGGACGATTACCTGGAGCCCGTTTCTCCGGAGCGTAGTTCTCTCCCTCCTGATGATGCATACTCAGATCCAGAAcaagaagaagatgaaggaccagcagaggaagaagatgatgatgcCCGGTCTGAGGGAAGTGAAgctgaagaagaggaggaggaggatgaagaagagGGTGAGGAGGAGATGGAGGATGATGGCGAAG GTGATGATGGCTATGAGCAAATCTCCAGTGATGAAGAAGACCTGGAGAGCGGGGCTTTTAAGTTGCCAGCCTTTGACCTTGACTACACACCTGAGGACCTTGCCTCATTACCAACAGTCCAGTATGATCCCTATGAACGGGAGCTCCGCCCTCTCCAGCACTTTACCCCACCCCATATTACGCGTTACGAGGCAGAACTGAACCGCCTGAAGGGAatggatctccaggaccaaaCGTCCCTGTGTGCAGAGTCTGCAGCTAAGTTGTCGGAACTGTTAGAGGCCTGGGGGGAGGGACCAGAAGCAGAACGTGGAGCAGGATGGGTAACTGCATTAGAGGAAGTTCCAGCCTTGCTGGTGAAAGGCTTGAGTGTCTTGTCAGTTAAGGACACTGAAGGCCAGaaggagcagctgaagctgCTAGTTGAATGGACATCGGAAGCGCTTAATTTGGACTCTGCACTGGCACAGCCAATTGCTCTGAACCTCCGGCAGCTAAAAGCGGGGGCCAAACTGGCCTCTTCTCTTGCAGACTGCGGCACCCAAGCTGTGCAAGTCCTGTTGGAAAAGGGTGTTGTGAGCCGCTTGCTGGAACTGCTGTTTGCAGACCATGTGTCTTCCACTCTAAAACTTAGTGTGCTGCGCTCCCTCGACAGCATCATAAGCGAACCACAAGGCATGGAGGCACTTCTCAGAGAGGATCACCATGACAACAGAGGGACCAGCGGGTATCAGCGTCTGCTCGAGCTGTTCCTGCTGGACCAGACAGTCCGAGTGGCCACAGCGGGTGCAGCCATCTTGCAGAAGGGGCATTTTTATGAAGTGCTGACTGACCTTCAGAAAACAGCAGGCACATGGGCTGAGCGCCAGCATGGAGAAGGTgaggctggagagagagaaagagaaggaggagagagggagagagaaagagaaagcactgacagagagggggaagaggGAGAGCGGGAAAACCTTGAGGCAGAGCCAGAGAGCCCCATGGATATGGATACTCTGCTGGAGTCCGCTTCTCTGTCAGAGGCTGACCTGGAGAGGCTGCAGGGTCTGCTGGAAGAGTtgcaccacctgctggagaCAGCGCCACACTGCATGGTGCAGCCACCTAGCAAGGCTTTCCCAACCACAGCTCGTATCACTGGACCCCCAGAGCGAGATGATCCCTATCCGACGCTATATAG GTATATGCATGCTGCTCACTTTTTGGAATCTTTAGCAGTTGTCTTGACCTCTCCAGCTACTTGTGCCCATGTTGGCGTCCTACAGGCAGTTCGAGAGCTGCTGCGCTTCCTGTCACAGACTCAGCAGGGTCTCCTTTTCCTCCTCAGCCAGCATGAGCCCACCAACCTCCTCCTGCGCATTCTCACACCACTTACACATCTGGCTCCTGTATCTCACCTGGCCCATCTGGCTCCTCTGACTCCTATGATGGAGAGCGAGGGCGAGGAAACCTCTCCAGGAGCAGAGGGCTCTTTGGACGATGGATTTTGGGTGTGGTTAATGCAGGCGCTACATGCCCTTCAAGCTGTTGCAGAGCTTAATGTGCCAGAGCTTGAGGAAGGCGACAACCCAGATGTCCTATCAACACTTCACAACCTCTATCTGATTAGTTTTAGTAGCACAGGCCGGAgtgcagtcacacacacactcagcctaGACACTAACCTTAGCTGTCTGGTCAACCTGCTGGAGCACCATGCCAAAGAGGGACAAGG GGAAGGAAAAGCTAGAAAGTCTGTAACTTACAACTATGCCTGCATGCTTGTGCTGCTGGTGGTTCAGACCTCCACTGAGCTGAAGATGATGGAACATTATGTTGCCCCGTTGCTCAGTATTTGCAAAGCTgatgaaaacaatgcaaaacttCAGG aGCTGAGTAAGTGGTTGGAGCCACTTGAAAAGCTGCGCTTTGATATAAGTGGCATCCCAACCCTTATTGATTTTATCAAACAG AACCTGGAAAATTTAATGACGCCTGAAGGGGTGGGCCTTGTTACAGCTCTACGAGTGCTTTGTCACATTGCTTGTCCGCCATCTACTGTAACAG GCCAGCAGAAGGACCTGAAGTGGAACCAGGCAGTGATAGCGCTATTCAGTGCTGAGGGAATGGACACGTTTATAAAAGTCCTCCAGAAGCTGACATCAGTGCTTCTGCTCCTGTGGCGACTGCATGGACCCATGGGCACCACAGCACAGAGGGTGACAATGTTGTTTGTGGCTTCCTGTGCATTGAGACTCATCAGAGCTATGCTTACCGAGCTGCTGTGCGGTGGGGCTTGCGAGTTTCGTGACGTTCGCGTTCCCGCTGTCTGCGTGACCCTACACATGATCATCTGCTCCACCCCAGCAACTGGTCGCCTGGACACAGAGGAGCTGCGTATCCAGGGTGACATTGTTGAGGTGTTGCTAACTTTCACACATGCAGTGAGTGAGCAGGAGACGGGCTCAGAGGAGACGGTGGCAGGAAACAGCTGGTCTCTCATGCTGAAGGAGGTGTTGAACTCTGTCCTGGCTGCGCCAGAGAACATATACAGCAGTCTCAGTCTCTTGTCTGAGTTGTTGCCACTACCACTGCCCATGCAAACCACACAG GCACTGTCAGTCCAAGATGTTGGAGTTGCAATGAACACACGCAAGCTGTGGAGTATGCACCTGCATGCTCAGGCACGCGTTTTACAGGATGTGCTACGGTGTGTATGCGTGAGCAGCTGCCCACCTCTCCTTTCCATGCTTCGacgtgtgtgtgtacagctCTGTGACCTGGCAGCACCTACTGCCACACTCGTCATGAGGACCTTGCTGGAGCAACTACATGAGGAAATGCAACA GGAAGGAGTGACCTCGCAGTTGACAAGGCTACTTGCCCTGCTGGACTCATTGGTGTCTCAGCGCTCTTGTAAGGTGGCCGTGTTGGCTCTTCTGGGCGGAACCATACGCAGCGAAGTACGTGGCGAGGGGAGGGCTGAAGACAAGCTGATGGACATGCTCCCCTCTCTACTGTCTATGCTCCTCCCACCAGCAGATGCCAGCTTATCAGTGCAGCAGAATGCTGAATTGACAGCTTCTATTATTCAGTCGTTATGTGATCAGGATATTTCATTGATAGTGAGTGGCTCAggggaagtgtgtgtgtctgaggcaGAACAGCTGGCCAATGCCTTGCCTTCAAGGGACATGATGCCAGGTATATGTGACAGAATGTTGGAAGTACTTGGGCACAGTCACAGCAGCTACACACTCCAGCTCACCTGCCTTAGAACAATGATGTTCCTGACAGAGCATGACTATGGCCTCTATCACCTGAAGAG CTCCCTGAAGAAGCACCCTTCAGCTGTGTCATCACTGCTCAGGAGGGAAACCACATCATTTAATAAAGAAtcagctgagctgctgtctgctTTGTTGGACTTCCTACGTCAGATCCTCAACAATGAGTCTATG GATGAAGATATGGACTCTCGCTCTCTGGCACTGAGTGTGAATGATATGAAACAGCTGCTGCAGTGGAAAGATGACTCAGCGGAGCATCCACTGCCAGAGCTGGAGAAGCACATCACG GAGCTCTTTAAAGATGATGATTCATTAGAGGCTCTAGTGGAGAATGTGGTGGGACTCCGGCAGATCCTGGAGGGTTCTGGCGATGCTCCAAGCCACATGGAACCTGAATCCGAGCCCGCCCTACCTTCTCCAGAGCCGCTACAGACACAGTTTAATAACAG GACAGTGTATGTCCTGTCTGATATGTTGGATGAGCAACTAAGGGCTCTTTGGTTTTCCCCATTCCAGTCAGATGACATGGAGACAGACCAGGATATG GTGAAAGTAGATTTGGTGGCACTGGCACAGCAGTGTTGTCCTGATCTGGACCTGAAGGCAGAGTTAGAACGCTCGTTCCTCAGTGAGCCTGCCTCCCCAGGCCACAGCAAACCAGCCAAGGGCTTCAGACTGGGCAAGCATAAACATGAGACCTTCATCACCTCCAG TGGTAAGTCAGAGTATGTGGAGCCAGCCAAGCGCGCTCACATAATGGCCGCCCCTCGTGGTCGGGGCCGCGGTGCCTTTGGGCAGCTCAGCCGGCCGCACGACATCTTCCGACAGCGCAAACAGAACACCAGTCGACCGCCCTCCATGCACGTAGATGACTTCCTGGCTGCAGAGTTCAAGGAGGTCAGCCTGCCTACTGGCCTGGCACTCCCTAAACGACCTCCCAAAGGAGGAGGAGCAAAGCCACCCACTAGAGGCTTGTTTACTGGAGGAACTAGAGGGAGGGGCTTTCAGAGCCACACTCGTTTCTTCACTCCACCTGCCCCCAAGAGTGCTCTACTTGCAG GTAATTACCCACGTCGTGAAGGTGGCCGTGGGTCCACTTGGAATGCTCCAGTTACAGCTGTTACTCACAGAGGAACTTACAGTGAACCTCGGGGAGGACAAAGCAACTTCACTCGACCATTGCCATCAAGGCAACCACCGACAG GTGCATACCGGTTGGCTCCACGGGACCGTGCCCCAAGAGGAAGAGGCACTGGTTTGTCCTGGCTAAGTGGAGGTGGACTTAGTGTAGGAGGAGGTGGAGTGAGTGATAGTGGGCGTGGCCAAGGGAAATTTAGCAGCAGCGGGAGTGGAGGCGGTCGTGGTCGGCATGTCCGCTCATTTACCCGCTAA